A single genomic interval of Halomonas sp. GT harbors:
- the radC gene encoding RadC family protein, translated as MGINHWPEGERPREKLLNMGVQALSDAELLAIFLRVGVQGRSAVDLARDLLASFGGLRQLLEADQDQFCAARGLGSAKFAQLQATLELSRRHMASQLARGNALTSPALVRHYLSSQLRHLGHEEFAVLFLDTQHRIIRYESLFRGTLDSASVYPREVAKRALELHAGAVILAHNHPSGVAEPSDADRRITERLKDALALFDVRVLDHFVVGDGNVVSFAERGWL; from the coding sequence ATGGGGATTAATCACTGGCCGGAAGGTGAGCGGCCACGCGAGAAGTTATTGAACATGGGGGTGCAGGCGCTTTCAGACGCTGAGTTACTTGCCATTTTTTTACGAGTAGGCGTTCAGGGGCGCTCTGCGGTGGATCTGGCACGGGATCTGTTGGCTAGTTTCGGTGGTTTGAGGCAGCTCTTGGAGGCGGATCAGGATCAGTTTTGTGCGGCTCGAGGGCTTGGTAGTGCGAAATTTGCTCAGCTGCAGGCGACCCTAGAGCTTTCCAGGCGCCATATGGCGAGTCAGCTTGCCCGTGGCAATGCGCTCACATCGCCAGCGCTTGTACGTCATTATTTAAGCTCCCAGCTTCGTCATCTGGGTCATGAAGAGTTTGCTGTGCTTTTTTTAGATACACAGCATCGAATTATTCGCTATGAATCCCTGTTTCGCGGTACCCTAGACAGCGCATCCGTTTACCCCCGCGAAGTAGCCAAGCGTGCGCTTGAATTACATGCTGGTGCTGTCATCCTGGCCCACAACCACCCATCGGGTGTTGCTGAGCCCAGCGATGCTGATCGACGTATTACTGAACGTCTAAAAGATGCCCTTGCACTCTTCGATGTGCGAGTGCTTGATCATTTCGTGGTGGGGGACGGTAACGTGGTTTCGTTTGCCGAGCGCGGTTGGCTATAG
- the rpmB gene encoding 50S ribosomal protein L28, with protein MSKVCQVTGKRPVTGNNVSHSQRKTRRRFLPNLHTHRFWVESENRFVKLRVSSKGMRIIDKKGIETVLADIRKRGDAI; from the coding sequence ATGTCCAAAGTATGTCAGGTTACCGGCAAGCGTCCGGTAACTGGTAATAACGTTTCTCACTCCCAGCGTAAGACACGTCGTCGTTTCTTGCCGAACCTGCACACCCATCGTTTTTGGGTTGAATCTGAAAACCGCTTCGTCAAGCTGCGTGTTTCCTCTAAAGGAATGCGCATCATCGACAAGAAAGGTATCGAAACGGTTCTGGCTGATATCCGCAAACGCGGCGACGCCATCTAA
- the rpmG gene encoding 50S ribosomal protein L33, whose protein sequence is MRDKIKLVSSAGTGHFYTTDKNKRNTPDKFEFKKYDPVVRKHVIYKEAKIK, encoded by the coding sequence ATGCGCGATAAGATCAAGCTGGTGTCTAGTGCCGGTACAGGCCACTTCTACACCACTGATAAGAACAAGCGGAATACACCGGATAAGTTCGAATTCAAGAAATACGACCCGGTTGTCCGTAAGCACGTTATCTACAAGGAAGCTAAGATCAAGTAA
- the mutM gene encoding bifunctional DNA-formamidopyrimidine glycosylase/DNA-(apurinic or apyrimidinic site) lyase has protein sequence MPELPEVETTRRGIAPYLEGQEITEVLVRQTRLRVPVPEDLAERLVGARVGVLKRRAKYLQIPVATLEGEATLLWHLGMSGSLRIASVGDLPKKHDHVDVVTAKGHVLRYHDPRRFGFVDWQQGDGSLDKRLAHLGPEPLDDAFNGRWLYNASRNKRVAVKPFLMDNRVVVGAGNIYAAEALFMAGIDPRRAAGKISLARYQQLAAAVKEVLAAAITQGGTTLRDFVSGQGEPGYFAQQLNVYGRHGQPCLRCGVELRRITLGQRASVFCPGCQR, from the coding sequence ATGCCCGAATTGCCTGAAGTTGAAACGACGCGACGCGGCATTGCCCCCTATTTAGAAGGGCAAGAGATCACCGAGGTGCTGGTGCGCCAGACTCGGTTACGTGTACCAGTGCCCGAGGATCTAGCCGAGCGGCTAGTAGGTGCCCGGGTTGGCGTATTAAAGCGTCGCGCTAAGTACCTACAAATTCCCGTGGCGACACTTGAAGGTGAGGCCACGTTATTGTGGCATCTGGGCATGTCGGGCAGCTTAAGGATTGCAAGCGTCGGCGATTTGCCTAAAAAGCACGACCATGTTGACGTGGTGACGGCCAAGGGACATGTGCTGCGCTACCATGACCCACGCCGCTTTGGTTTTGTTGACTGGCAGCAGGGCGATGGCAGCTTGGATAAGCGCCTTGCGCACCTTGGTCCTGAGCCGTTGGATGACGCGTTTAACGGTCGCTGGCTCTATAACGCATCGCGTAATAAACGCGTTGCGGTAAAGCCTTTTTTAATGGATAACCGCGTGGTGGTCGGTGCGGGTAATATTTATGCTGCCGAAGCACTATTTATGGCGGGCATTGACCCTCGACGTGCCGCTGGGAAAATTTCCTTGGCCCGTTACCAGCAGCTAGCCGCTGCGGTTAAAGAGGTGCTGGCGGCAGCGATTACCCAAGGTGGCACCACGCTGCGGGATTTTGTCAGTGGGCAGGGCGAACCAGGTTACTTTGCCCAGCAACTGAATGTATATGGGCGCCATGGACAGCCTTGCCTGCGCTGTGGTGTTGAGCTGCGTCGTATCACTCTAGGCCAGCGGGCCAGCGTGTTTTGCCCTGGTTGTCAGCGTTAG
- a CDS encoding class I SAM-dependent rRNA methyltransferase, producing MTQRLRLNKNADRRLKAGHLWIYSNEVDIKETPLKNFAAGEPALVEASNGKTLGVAYINPHSLICGRVMSRDPEMRLDRSLFVHRFNQALALRERLFDKPFYRLIHGEGDLLPGLVIDRFGDVLVVQLNTAGMQALAEDIVDALEKVVKPSAIVFRNDTGGRRQEGLEAQVEVVKGTLPDEVLLEENGVTFAVPVLNGQKTGWFYDHRVNRAWLNSQVAGKRVLDVFSYVGGWGVQAAASGASEVLCVDASAPALEKVARNAELNGVQEQVAVAEGDAFEALAALKADGEQFDVIILDPPAFIKKRKDIPNGERAYARLNREAMRLLGRDGLLLSASCSMHLAPERLVDVVRGAVRHQDRHGQVIFQGHQGPDHPVHPAIPETSYLKALGVRVFRD from the coding sequence GTGACTCAACGCCTGCGCCTGAATAAAAATGCCGATCGCCGCCTGAAAGCGGGTCATCTGTGGATTTACTCCAATGAAGTAGATATCAAAGAGACGCCGCTAAAAAACTTTGCGGCTGGTGAGCCTGCTTTAGTTGAGGCTTCCAATGGAAAAACTCTTGGCGTCGCTTACATTAATCCGCACTCGCTGATTTGTGGTCGGGTGATGTCTCGTGATCCAGAGATGCGTCTAGATCGCTCGTTATTCGTACACCGCTTCAACCAAGCGCTGGCGCTGCGTGAGCGCCTGTTCGATAAGCCATTTTACCGTTTGATTCACGGTGAAGGTGATCTGTTGCCGGGCTTGGTGATTGATCGTTTCGGTGATGTGTTGGTGGTGCAGTTGAATACCGCGGGAATGCAAGCGTTGGCGGAAGACATAGTCGATGCGCTGGAAAAAGTCGTTAAGCCAAGTGCCATTGTGTTTCGCAATGATACGGGTGGCCGTCGCCAGGAAGGTCTGGAGGCCCAGGTTGAAGTGGTCAAAGGCACACTTCCTGACGAGGTTCTGCTGGAAGAGAATGGTGTCACCTTTGCGGTGCCTGTGTTGAATGGTCAGAAGACAGGGTGGTTCTATGACCATCGCGTCAACCGCGCATGGCTGAACAGTCAAGTGGCGGGCAAGCGCGTGCTGGATGTGTTCAGTTACGTGGGCGGCTGGGGTGTTCAGGCGGCAGCCAGTGGTGCTTCGGAAGTACTGTGTGTCGATGCTTCTGCACCGGCGCTGGAGAAAGTGGCACGCAATGCTGAGCTAAATGGTGTGCAGGAGCAAGTAGCGGTAGCCGAAGGCGATGCCTTTGAAGCGTTAGCGGCACTGAAAGCCGACGGCGAACAGTTTGATGTGATCATTCTTGATCCGCCTGCGTTTATCAAAAAGCGCAAGGACATCCCTAATGGTGAGCGCGCTTACGCACGACTAAACCGTGAAGCGATGCGGCTATTGGGCCGCGATGGCTTGCTGTTGTCAGCCTCGTGTTCCATGCACCTCGCTCCTGAGCGTTTGGTGGATGTGGTTCGTGGTGCCGTTCGCCACCAAGACCGTCATGGCCAGGTGATTTTTCAAGGACATCAGGGCCCCGATCACCCCGTTCATCCGGCTATCCCGGAAACCTCGTATCTGAAGGCGCTGGGCGTGCGGGTATTCCGCGACTAG
- a CDS encoding acyl-CoA thioesterase, with protein sequence MEWALPNPFLIDLQVTPEAIDAYRHVNNSEYLRWVEQISWAHSEALGLSLERYQSLDRAMVVHRHELDYLAPAFVDDELQLATWIVACDGRFSLTRRFQLKRVGSGKTLLNARTRFACVALSSGRPTRLPDEYQRIYGGAVVAE encoded by the coding sequence ATGGAGTGGGCACTGCCAAACCCTTTTTTGATCGATCTTCAGGTGACGCCGGAGGCCATTGACGCTTACCGGCATGTCAATAACAGCGAGTATTTACGCTGGGTTGAGCAGATCAGTTGGGCCCACTCCGAAGCCTTGGGGCTATCCCTTGAGCGCTACCAGTCCCTTGACCGTGCCATGGTCGTCCATCGTCATGAGTTGGACTATCTGGCACCCGCCTTTGTCGATGATGAGTTGCAATTGGCGACGTGGATTGTTGCCTGCGATGGCCGTTTTAGTTTGACCCGCCGGTTCCAGCTTAAGCGCGTGGGGAGTGGCAAGACGTTGCTAAATGCCCGCACCAGGTTTGCCTGTGTGGCGCTTAGCAGCGGGCGGCCCACGCGGTTGCCTGATGAGTACCAGCGCATTTACGGTGGTGCGGTGGTGGCTGAATAG
- the ald gene encoding alanine dehydrogenase — protein MKIAVPKEIKNHEYRVALTPTGARELVGRGHSVCVQAAAGEGAGFSDSDYEAAGAQVEANVDTLWQNAELILKVKEPQAEEVARLTANQTLFTYLHLAAEEKLTQGLMASGATCIAYETITDAKGGLPLLAPMSTVAGRMAVQAGAHSLEKAQGGSGVLLPGVPGVAPGKVTVVGGGVVGENAARMALGLGAEVTILDKSIARLEVLDDRYQGRIKTVYSTADALDQAAKESDMIIGAVLIPGAAAPKLITRAMLADMKPGSVLVDVAIDQGGCFETSKPTTHAEPTYIVDGIVHYCVANMPGAVARTSTLGLTNATLPFVLALADKGWQRALKDDPHFLPGLNVHNGQVTYQAVADAFGLNSIDPASAVA, from the coding sequence ATGAAAATCGCCGTCCCCAAAGAGATCAAAAACCACGAGTATCGGGTGGCGCTCACTCCGACAGGTGCACGAGAGCTAGTCGGGCGTGGGCATTCGGTATGCGTGCAGGCCGCTGCAGGAGAGGGTGCCGGATTTAGCGACAGCGACTATGAAGCCGCAGGCGCCCAGGTGGAAGCTAATGTAGACACACTGTGGCAAAACGCCGAGCTGATTCTCAAAGTAAAAGAACCTCAGGCCGAAGAAGTGGCGCGTCTAACCGCCAATCAAACGCTGTTCACCTACTTGCACTTGGCCGCTGAGGAAAAATTAACCCAAGGGCTGATGGCCAGTGGTGCTACCTGCATTGCCTATGAAACCATTACCGATGCAAAAGGTGGGCTTCCACTACTTGCGCCGATGAGCACGGTCGCTGGACGCATGGCCGTCCAGGCAGGTGCGCATAGCCTGGAAAAAGCCCAGGGCGGCTCCGGCGTGCTATTGCCTGGTGTGCCAGGCGTTGCGCCGGGTAAAGTTACCGTGGTTGGCGGTGGTGTGGTTGGTGAAAACGCTGCCCGTATGGCGTTAGGGTTGGGGGCCGAGGTAACTATTCTGGATAAATCGATTGCTCGCTTAGAGGTGCTGGACGACCGTTATCAGGGGCGTATCAAAACGGTTTACTCAACGGCGGATGCTCTAGATCAGGCAGCTAAAGAGTCCGATATGATCATTGGTGCCGTACTTATTCCTGGTGCCGCTGCTCCTAAGTTAATTACCCGTGCCATGCTGGCCGATATGAAGCCTGGCAGTGTATTGGTCGACGTAGCTATCGATCAGGGCGGCTGCTTTGAAACCAGCAAGCCCACCACGCATGCCGAGCCAACTTATATCGTGGACGGCATCGTCCATTATTGCGTGGCGAATATGCCTGGTGCGGTAGCACGAACATCCACGTTGGGGCTTACCAATGCCACCCTGCCGTTTGTGCTAGCGCTAGCTGATAAAGGCTGGCAGCGGGCGCTCAAAGATGACCCGCACTTCTTGCCAGGGCTTAACGTCCATAATGGGCAAGTGACTTATCAGGCCGTTGCCGATGCTTTTGGACTCAATAGCATCGACCCAGCGAGCGCAGTGGCGTGA
- a CDS encoding SlyX family protein — protein sequence MTNELSPAELTQLLESLESRLAYQEHWLDTLDQAVAQQERRLEKLEQLSTLMRDRLREQYQALQAGDSQGDTRPEDEVPPHY from the coding sequence ATGACAAACGAATTATCGCCTGCAGAGCTAACTCAACTTCTTGAATCTTTAGAGAGTCGGCTGGCTTACCAGGAGCATTGGCTAGACACTCTTGACCAAGCGGTTGCCCAGCAAGAGCGCCGATTAGAAAAGCTGGAGCAACTGAGCACGCTGATGCGTGACCGCTTGCGCGAGCAGTATCAAGCGCTCCAAGCGGGTGACTCACAAGGCGATACTCGCCCAGAGGACGAAGTGCCCCCTCATTATTAG
- a CDS encoding cold-shock protein — protein sequence MNPKVVFRCFFISVLLAAPTPLLLAGIVHLTNAPLAEQWLAELAISGVSGVYIAAALGCFIALFIGTLAAAALAPPMVVKADVSRTKSAPRQPQAVPEVEDDEEEDIIDPNDGREEGEVKWFNTNKGYGFITRDNGEDVFVHFRAIRGRGPRMLAEGQIVRYHVIKNDRGLQADDVSIIE from the coding sequence ATGAATCCAAAAGTTGTTTTTCGCTGTTTCTTCATCAGTGTTTTACTTGCCGCCCCCACGCCACTTCTTCTGGCGGGGATTGTTCATTTAACGAATGCACCGCTTGCTGAGCAATGGTTAGCCGAGCTCGCCATCAGCGGGGTGAGTGGTGTGTATATTGCCGCTGCTCTGGGATGTTTTATTGCGTTATTCATAGGCACTTTAGCCGCTGCTGCTCTGGCGCCGCCTATGGTAGTGAAAGCTGATGTTTCTCGAACTAAATCTGCGCCGCGTCAGCCTCAAGCGGTACCTGAAGTGGAAGATGATGAAGAGGAAGATATCATCGACCCCAATGATGGTCGTGAAGAGGGCGAAGTAAAGTGGTTTAACACCAATAAAGGTTACGGCTTTATTACCCGAGATAATGGTGAGGATGTGTTTGTTCACTTTCGTGCTATTCGTGGACGTGGCCCGCGTATGCTTGCTGAAGGGCAGATTGTTCGCTATCACGTGATTAAGAATGATCGTGGTCTTCAGGCGGATGATGTCAGCATTATTGAGTAG
- the dapE gene encoding succinyl-diaminopimelate desuccinylase codes for MPITEPETLSPTLQLAFELLSRASVTPDDEGCQDLMIERLTALGFHIEQLPFGDVKNFWAIRGHHGPVLAFAGHTDVVPSGPHTNWEFPPFEPCIDEHGMLCGRGAADMKGSLAAMLTAVERFVTTHPEHDGRIAFLITSDEEGPAVDGTRAVVEHLRERNERLDYCIVGEPSSTSRLGDMIKNGRRGSLGGVLHLKGVQGHVAYPHLARNPIHQAMPALDALVNEHWDAGNDFFPATSFQVSNFRAGTGATNVIPGEVEVVFNFRYSTEVTHEMLRSRTESILDKHGLEYHIDWTLNGEPFLTAEGELVDAAIRGVEAVTGERPALSTSGGTSDGRFIATLGAQVVELGPLNDTIHKVNERVRASDLDDLSRIYEATLQALLTDDEVSA; via the coding sequence ATGCCCATAACTGAGCCTGAAACGCTGTCGCCCACACTGCAGCTCGCGTTTGAGCTACTAAGCCGGGCGTCGGTAACGCCGGATGACGAAGGCTGCCAGGACCTTATGATCGAGCGCTTAACGGCGCTCGGTTTTCATATCGAGCAACTGCCGTTTGGCGATGTCAAAAATTTCTGGGCAATAAGAGGCCATCATGGCCCCGTGTTAGCCTTTGCTGGCCACACCGACGTCGTACCCAGTGGGCCCCATACGAACTGGGAATTCCCACCGTTTGAGCCATGCATTGATGAGCACGGCATGCTCTGTGGGCGAGGCGCAGCAGACATGAAGGGCAGCCTAGCGGCGATGCTCACTGCTGTTGAGCGCTTTGTTACGACCCATCCGGAGCACGATGGCCGGATAGCGTTTTTAATCACATCCGATGAGGAAGGCCCTGCCGTTGATGGCACCCGTGCAGTGGTTGAGCATTTACGCGAACGCAACGAACGCCTGGACTACTGTATTGTTGGTGAACCTTCGTCAACTTCACGACTGGGCGATATGATTAAAAACGGTCGCCGCGGGTCATTGGGCGGCGTTCTACATCTCAAAGGGGTTCAGGGTCATGTGGCCTACCCACACCTTGCGCGCAACCCTATTCACCAAGCGATGCCCGCACTGGATGCGTTGGTTAACGAGCACTGGGACGCGGGCAATGACTTTTTTCCAGCCACCAGCTTCCAGGTATCTAATTTTCGCGCGGGCACCGGGGCAACCAACGTCATTCCAGGTGAAGTAGAAGTCGTCTTTAACTTCCGTTATTCCACGGAAGTTACCCATGAGATGCTAAGAAGCCGAACCGAGTCGATTTTGGATAAACATGGCCTTGAGTACCACATCGATTGGACACTCAACGGCGAACCATTTCTAACCGCAGAAGGCGAATTAGTCGATGCTGCCATTCGCGGGGTAGAAGCCGTTACCGGCGAGCGACCTGCGCTTTCGACCAGCGGCGGCACCTCAGATGGTCGCTTCATCGCGACACTTGGCGCTCAAGTGGTCGAGCTCGGCCCGCTTAACGACACCATTCACAAAGTGAATGAGCGCGTGCGCGCCAGCGACCTAGATGACCTAAGCCGCATTTACGAAGCAACGCTTCAAGCCTTGTTAACGGACGACGAGGTAAGCGCATGA
- the dapD gene encoding 2,3,4,5-tetrahydropyridine-2,6-dicarboxylate N-succinyltransferase gives MLSFALGIGTQNTQGDWLEIYYPAPLFNPADSLVAAAKEALDAPTGNTAISFLPEDCTRLAKALEAAGHSEQAALAESLATSHRPLVAMFLESDQAPQTAPEVYLKLHLLSHRLVKPHGLDLTGMFGLLRNIAWTNEGAIDIEELPARRLKARLAGRALSVDCVDKFPKMTDYVVPTGIRIGDTARVRLGAYLGEGTTVMHEGFVNFNAGTEGPGMIEGRISAGVMVGKGSDLGGGCSTMGTLSGGGNIIIKVGEGCLIGANAGIGIPLGDRCTVEAGLYITAGSKVTLLDDQNQEVNTVAARELAGQDDLLLRRNSQNGRIECLTNKSAIALNEALHAHN, from the coding sequence ATGCTGAGCTTCGCGCTTGGAATCGGCACCCAAAACACCCAGGGCGACTGGCTAGAAATCTACTACCCAGCACCACTGTTTAATCCTGCAGACAGCTTGGTAGCCGCAGCCAAAGAGGCGCTAGACGCCCCCACTGGAAATACGGCGATCAGTTTCCTGCCTGAAGATTGCACGCGCCTAGCCAAAGCGTTAGAAGCTGCCGGCCACTCTGAGCAGGCAGCCCTCGCCGAATCACTCGCCACCAGCCATCGCCCTCTGGTCGCGATGTTTTTAGAAAGCGATCAGGCACCACAAACCGCTCCTGAAGTCTACTTAAAGCTGCACCTGCTCTCTCACCGTTTAGTGAAGCCTCATGGCTTGGATCTGACGGGTATGTTTGGCCTGCTGCGCAATATTGCCTGGACCAACGAAGGCGCGATTGATATCGAAGAGCTGCCCGCCCGCCGCCTGAAAGCGCGCTTAGCGGGTCGAGCGCTATCAGTCGACTGCGTTGATAAATTCCCCAAAATGACCGATTACGTGGTGCCCACGGGCATCCGCATTGGCGACACTGCTCGCGTGCGCCTGGGCGCTTACCTAGGTGAAGGCACCACGGTAATGCATGAAGGCTTCGTCAACTTCAACGCAGGTACTGAAGGCCCCGGCATGATCGAAGGGCGCATTTCTGCAGGCGTTATGGTCGGTAAAGGCTCTGACCTGGGTGGCGGCTGCTCTACCATGGGAACGCTTTCTGGCGGCGGCAACATCATCATCAAGGTAGGCGAAGGCTGCCTGATCGGTGCCAATGCTGGCATCGGTATTCCACTAGGTGACCGCTGCACCGTAGAAGCGGGCTTGTATATTACCGCAGGTTCGAAAGTTACCCTGCTCGACGATCAGAATCAGGAAGTTAACACCGTGGCAGCACGCGAACTAGCAGGCCAGGATGACTTATTACTGCGCCGCAATTCGCAAAACGGTCGTATTGAGTGCCTGACCAATAAAAGCGCCATTGCGCTGAACGAGGCACTGCATGCCCATAACTGA
- a CDS encoding Spx/MgsR family RNA polymerase-binding regulatory protein, which yields MLTLYIINTCDTCRKARNALEEKGIPFKTHDLRKDGLSAGLLEHILERVPLLEALNKRSKTWRDLPQEEKDSLDATSARRLLLEQPTLLKRPLLEVDNDTILVGYRDGDYDSLSG from the coding sequence ATGCTGACACTCTATATCATCAACACATGCGACACCTGCCGCAAAGCACGCAACGCACTTGAAGAAAAAGGTATTCCTTTCAAGACCCATGACCTGCGTAAAGATGGTCTTTCAGCTGGCCTACTTGAGCACATTCTTGAGCGCGTACCGCTATTAGAGGCGCTTAATAAGCGCAGCAAAACATGGCGCGACTTACCCCAGGAAGAAAAAGACAGCTTGGATGCTACGTCTGCCCGCAGGCTATTACTTGAACAGCCCACGTTGCTCAAAAGGCCACTGTTAGAAGTTGATAACGATACTATTTTAGTGGGCTACCGCGACGGCGATTACGACTCTCTCAGCGGCTAA
- the dapC gene encoding succinyldiaminopimelate transaminase — protein MNPDLNLLHPYPFEKLAALKAALVPPVGLAHIPLTIGEPQHAPYAGALEALVTHQLEMARYPATIGLPALRETIARWATQRFSLAGLDAEQQVLPVNGTREAIFAFVQAALDRHRPAKVAVPNPFYQIYEGATLLAGGEPLYLDCTADNDFRPDFSAVSAATWRDVQMVFICSPGNPTGAVTPLSEFKELIALADEHDFIIASDECYSELYLDESTPPPGLLQACAELGRDDYQRCVVFHSLSKRSNLPGLRSGFVAGDANILAPFKRYRTYHGCAMSLPLQHASIAAWQDETHVRANRDAYREKFNAVTNVLAPVMSFPTPEASFYLWPAVPDGDDIAFTQRLFSEQHVSVLPGSLMGRPGENGRNPGSGRLRLALVAELAPTLEAAERLRQLLERG, from the coding sequence ATGAATCCTGATCTAAACCTTCTGCACCCCTATCCGTTTGAAAAGCTAGCCGCCCTAAAGGCAGCGCTTGTGCCACCGGTGGGGCTTGCACATATTCCCCTCACTATTGGGGAACCTCAACACGCCCCTTACGCAGGGGCGTTAGAGGCGCTGGTTACCCACCAATTAGAGATGGCTCGCTACCCAGCAACCATCGGCCTACCCGCCCTACGCGAAACAATTGCCCGCTGGGCAACCCAACGTTTTTCGCTTGCCGGGCTAGATGCCGAACAGCAAGTACTCCCCGTTAACGGCACCCGCGAAGCAATTTTTGCATTTGTACAAGCCGCGTTGGATCGTCATCGCCCCGCCAAGGTGGCTGTCCCCAATCCCTTCTACCAAATTTATGAAGGGGCCACACTACTGGCAGGTGGCGAGCCGCTCTATTTGGATTGCACGGCTGACAACGATTTTCGCCCTGATTTTTCGGCCGTGAGCGCGGCAACCTGGCGCGATGTACAAATGGTATTCATTTGCTCACCTGGCAACCCCACAGGGGCCGTCACGCCACTTTCTGAATTCAAGGAGCTCATCGCACTGGCTGATGAGCACGACTTTATCATCGCCTCCGATGAGTGCTACTCAGAGCTATATCTGGATGAAAGCACGCCGCCTCCCGGCCTGCTACAAGCCTGCGCAGAGCTTGGACGCGACGACTACCAACGCTGCGTAGTATTTCACTCGCTATCTAAACGCTCTAACTTGCCAGGGTTACGCTCTGGCTTTGTGGCGGGTGACGCGAATATTCTGGCGCCGTTTAAGCGCTACCGTACGTATCACGGCTGTGCAATGTCGCTGCCGCTTCAGCATGCCTCTATCGCCGCTTGGCAGGATGAAACCCACGTTCGCGCCAACCGGGACGCTTACCGCGAAAAATTTAACGCTGTCACCAACGTTCTGGCCCCGGTAATGAGCTTCCCCACGCCAGAAGCGAGCTTTTACCTCTGGCCAGCAGTGCCCGATGGTGATGACATCGCCTTTACCCAGCGGCTATTTAGCGAGCAACACGTCAGCGTCTTACCTGGCAGCCTTATGGGCCGCCCAGGAGAAAATGGCCGTAACCCCGGCTCGGGTCGACTACGTTTAGCATTAGTGGCGGAACTTGCGCCCACACTTGAAGCAGCTGAGCGACTTCGTCAACTGCTTGAGCGCGGCTAA